Genomic segment of Apium graveolens cultivar Ventura chromosome 7, ASM990537v1, whole genome shotgun sequence:
GAAGAAGTAAGATGAAAAGAAGAGGGATGATAGAAAAAGGGGAGAAGAAAGTAGAAAGAGGAAAAAGGGTGGAGAAGAAGGTGTCAAGAAAAATGTCCTACAAATCCAAATCTCATAAACTCAAACCACCAAACCTAGACAAACTCTATCTCAACCAAACCTACCTCAAAAtccaaaatttgtgtacaaacaaactgcaaacaccctactcaaaataccaatcacatccAGCCATATGACACTTAAGAAAATCAaaaacctaccttcattcaagcctccaaccaTAACTCACTTCAAGTCTTTTGGAAGAAAACTAAAGAAAATGCAAGTTGGTGCTGGGGTCATTTAGAATTATTTCAATTAAACTGACTTTCTGCCTCTAAACATCTGCATCAAAGATGATGACTTTTTCCAATAATTAGCTGAAGAATttgtcaaagtttgggttgtatcactAGCAGAAGTCAGAATTTACTACCAAGATGGATCCTTCATTCTACTTAGCAGGACAGTAATGGAAACTTTTTCAACTacagtgttagatatatttgataatgtcatgtgtaacatgatttgtgtttagttttcagatcttacttaacaggacaaatcagtacttaactggaaatcagcacttatactgaagacagaacttaagatatcagaacttaagttatcagaacttaagttatcagaagatatttatcaggagataatatcaggacttaaggagactttcagataaggcaggcagctgattgaaaggaaagaagatcgagactaagacagaaagaattatgcatgaagaaagaattctatgaataatagaatacttggaagaaaagataactagttgatatattttaggaagcagaattttattccatatcaattagaacattatcttataaatgtgtagtatataaacacaggcacaaggtttacactataagtgttatcattatcgaagttattattctttataaccctagcagctctcgtgataatttgttcatcactgagagaggacagttccatattgtaacagagtttattgtgttgaataaaatctgttttctgttacgtgagttcttatatttgatttgattgtagtaaacactgtattcaacccccttctacagtgtgtgtgacctaacattcaaaattgaagagggtgatcagcttgatgaaggataaggacacaagTACAAGAATGCAGAAGGCTGTAATGTCTGAAAGGTTGAGGGAAAGGAATGAAAGGCATGAAAGATTGAAGGCTGAAAAAGAGGTAAAGGACATAAAATATGCAAGGGAGATAGAAATGTTTGAGCAGAGATCTAATGCACTCAAGGCAAGGGGTTGAGTAGAATATCAAAAGATGTACATTTTATGAACATACAAGTTGGtagattctcaagatttagagtTGGTTACCTAAATGGTTACTCATTGGATGAATGGCTCAAGCTtatagaagctctaagagggactgaaatAATAGAGGAACTTCAAGTGCTTGTAgatctaaaggacctcattagaaaataATCAGGCTAAGAGAAATTCATTTGATGGCTGTAATTATTGGATCTATGTAATCAttcaatgtataaaagttgtatttaTTAATCTGTCAGTTTTATGTAATTATTTGtagcttagggttagtcttgttatcggGCATGAATTTGGGTTAAGCAatattctcacaaattgggggagattattgtgcaagacatgcatatataataataagattaagtcacattgacaaccctaagtttTAGTTTTTTGATAATCaactttgtattttgtattgtattattgagtctgtaaaaaggttagaagattaaacttgagtatttttctgtaaacagattcaagctaaggaataaactctagaagaagatcaagcctcagagaaaagtgaagaagcttggagtttaATAAAACTATcttaggaaaaatgttctaagtcaagatatcgacaagtcacagatcaattaatatagagaagtcatttgagaactccaaaatgacttatcgagaagtcccagatggcttatagagaagtctcagagatatcgacaagttagatgaagatgtgaagattggagatatcaacacgtcatttctgcatgtagagaactcagagatattgacaattcaaatgaagatatgaagattggagatatcgaaaagtcaatttgtcattagagatctcagagatatcgacaagtcaaaatgtatatagagatatttgagatatcgacaagtcaattctacatatagagatctcagacatatcgacaagtcattcaacatgtaaagatcaagagacctcgacaagtcaaatctagctatagagaactcagagatctcgataagtcattatacttatcgagatgtcacttctctataaaataaactggagatctcgatacgcctctcaaatacagaatggaaacaaattcaagattcaatattatcagccaacaaacgatctatcaactagattgaaaagtctatgAAGTAGCTggagagaatacaagatcaaggtccaagattaactagacaaaggatggtcacagacctgcaagattctgcacagatttgctaagctagaaatggaaatagaaaaaggttgctttagaaaagagtttagtacattttagtgcaagttttgtaaactcgtgttgctagtgtataaagcttgtactggtccttagtttagaagtaacaaacagattcacattttcttgtattttctcaaggaagaagctaagttcttatatttttaagaacacagaaTTTGTAGAAAGACAAACttatttaatacaaattaagtgagttttgaaatattgtgtttgttgtCCTATTTCAGTTAAACATAATATCTCTGCAAATTATAAACAATTATCCTAACAAATTTAAAAAGGCcaaaaatttagaaaatatatTCACCCTCTGCGTTGTACTCAATAGCTAACAACTTTGTCTTTCAGAGAATAAGTATAGATGTCGACTACTTGTTTGGTCAATAAGAGAGGGAACAAGGTTTTGGAGCATGCAAGCTAAGTTCATTTCATCTAGAAATTTGAATATCTAGCTATGTGATCCTATCAGTTCAGTTAATAATATGACGGCCCGACCTCGGGGTAACCTCAGAAACCCAACCCGGGGACGCCAAACAAACTACAAACTCAATCTATATGCTTTACATAACCataaacttaattaataatataaaatttgtacAATATTTTCAGTGTATAATAACAGTTTACAATATATGATAAGACTCTAAACGGGTACAAACATAAGTCTATTACACCAAATTTATTCGTTATAATACTACATGTTTCTCGTCATCCACTAAAATCTTAGTTCATCATATTTTTATCCTTTTCTAAACATCCTTATCCAAAATTCTTTCATGTGAAAGTTAGTGACATAAAAGAGTGAGCTCATGAAGCTCAGTAAGCATATATCGTACATTTCAACTGAGGTTTGTATATAAACCAGAGTTTTAAATCattaaacaaaataaaacaaCTTTAAACAAGAGAGTCATCAAAAGCTTATGATGATCATCAAGAGTTCATCATAACATAATAATTCTCACAAGATTAAAATAGAGTATTCAAACATAATaagttcatcaattcatcaagttcatCAAGTTGGGATCCCGGCCAACTAAACAATTGGTTTAAATTACTTCCGACAAGGAAGAAACATCATCAGTCTATCAAGTATCAGTGCAAGAATACTCATTTTTTATCAGTGAATCATCAGTCAAATCAAATAAATCATTATTTAAAGGTCAAAGCATCAACAGTGAAATAGTCGGTATATACTTACCTTAAATCGCTTTTAATAAAACTTCTAATATAATTTCTTTCACGAGTCTCAAGTCCCTTTATTCCCGACTTAGTACCCGAATAATGTCATTCACAATTTTCAATGATATGTTTTTATTTATTAAACTCAAATCTAAATCCTACCAAGTAAATTCTAATAATCATCTAACTTACCAAATAAGTATTATTAccaaataaaatataataaaaaataataataatagatGAGGGCGTAAGAAGACTTACCAATTTAGAAGCTTTTACTTTAGCATGTTCCTAATGAACTCAAGTATCATGTAAAGTGTTATATAAGGAAAGTGGAAACAAGTTTCCTAATCCTTTTGGATGTGGTACAAACCACggaagagaagaaaaaaaaattgtattGCCTTAACGAAAAAGAATAGAAAACATAGAGGCACGCATGTGCCAAAATGAGTGCCAGCAACAAGATcaacttaattaatttataagtGTATACAAGTTTCTttctgtttattcttgtttacTTGTCTTTGTATTTTTGATGTGGTTTATTGAGTTATTATGTTTTCCATATTGTTCCATATGTCACATTGAAAAAGTTTTAAGGCTACCTACCACAAAACTCCTATAAAAGCATGACTTGGTTGATGAGAGCCCATATAGTTGAGGTTTTCTTGTCCTACATCGAGGGGTTTGAAAGAAAAGCTCAATCTCTACCACATATAATCTACAATTGGTTTTTACTTAATCACATGAGTCCCCATATCTATCTTGGCTTTAATTGAAGCAAAATGTCTGAATTTTTTTGGGTATTAGATGAGTTTATGAAAACAAaccataatttttttttttagaaacgctgtccgatttccgagAAATCAAATTACAGAAATACGGGAACGTACCCTTTAATCATCGAGACGTTGAACAAATacccaatatatatataaatatcttaTACAAAATCTGTTTGTATGTCGTGGTGAAATATTGCGAAAAAtacccaataaccctaatttccgAAAATGACAGGtgtatgtattttctgaaaacgaataCCAAACCGACTTTCGAGGAAGTGAACCATAATTGATACATGTATTAAAATAATGTGTATGTTtcgagtcgggttttgttagcatacgggtagattgttagcgaggatatgtcaagcatatcTGGTTGTCTAATTTAGGTTATTTTGGTTCTGTAGGTTCCAATCGAAAGCCCGAGCTTCCCAATCGATTCAAAGCTAGCCAGTAGTAGTTGTTAAAGCGTATAAATGCAAGTAACCCTGatcatatctttatggttcagtaatatatgaataactgttgatttaaattacgtactggaacataacgttttaagttacgtatcccctgtgtttcaaaatattttattaaCTTATGTTTTgagggaaaagtaacttctgaaattgcctatctctaaattgtgAATAAAATTGAAAAGGTTTTTAAAAAGTGTGTTGTGACAGAATTGTTTTGAAGAGAGGTAGGTATAAGTGGTTTGAAAACCTAGATAAAAtagatcagataattggatgagcgtgCGCGAGGGCCCGTAACGGCCAGGAATATAGCGTAAGAGGCTATGTTGGTTGCACACCCTGTTTAAACCACTTAGTCCAGCGTGATAGAGACCTatctagtctctgagttccggaacaagtttttTGGATGGCAGATGAAGCCGTCcgatggagatagcctgatcagctgtctcatcAGGCATCATCCAATATATACATATCTGAGCAAGGTTTTTGTAGTTCCCGTAACGGAATAAATGATTTTGGGTCTCCGTAAAGGGGAAAATGGTTTTAtagttcctgtaatggaacagtggttttagaaatgaaaatagcatgctaaaattgaactctggtattcaCACAGTACACAACTGATGTCatggttttacagagcatgctagttgttgatatccagtttatacctattTTACTTGTTTTTATAAATGAGTTATGATTGTTGTTCATAtaactgtttatcataaactgttttacttgttattcatatagcggtactgctgagcgattgatcGCTCACCTTTGTAAAATGTTTTGGAAAtcttatattgcagatgcctaggagatccTTTTGTCATAGGCAGGGCCAGATTCCAGTTCCTCCTGTATTGAGCTCCTCTGAGTTTGTTGTGTCAGACCAggtgtggtctgtgagttgctgtaTAAAGTTAGATGTGTCAGGTTATTTTAAATAAGTGGGTTTATAttaagtgtgtaacctaaattataaTTGAACTtggaaaagatcttgtgaagGGGTTGTTTATATTAGAAAAAAAAATGAGTTGATTGTATTATAATTGTAGTTTGATATTGGtagtgatgtcaactcctgaccctggggttgaggccgtcacaggttCGTATCAGATCTATaggtttaagtccctgatttaggttagaaGTAGAGTCGGAAATGTGTAGGATTGATGTATAagggtgtgagtcagcaactcatatagaggagtgCGTTTAAGAGTCCAGTCGAGGGTTCGAAGGTGTAACCCTGGCTTATATTGAGGATCTTGGAACTGCCCTGATCTTTAGTGTGTCTCCCTGGTATATGTGTTATCGGCAATGgccgatagagatttctagttatCCCTCTTACAAGAACTAGCCCGATCATGTGAGTTCAGATAGTATGTTGCGATAGTAGTCAGCGGCTGTTAGGGGTATTGGCTTATGCTGTTAGTGATgcattgttattattgttgttactttTTTTGTTGCATTTATTGCTGATTTTGTTAAAAATAGCCACTCATTACAGTCGGACCCCAACTAAATGAGGATGGGAATATTTTATTGCGGTAACATTCTCTTAACATATGAAAATGTTGCTACATGGGGGCAATTCTTTTAAACTAAAACCATTTGTTGTGTTTCAAGAGAATGCCGCCCAAGAAGAATATCCTGTCTAATTCCTCTAATAGGGATTCTGATGGGGGGCCCAGTCATGAATGAGTTGCTACATTTGTTGTGCCAATAGTCTAACCaaatggctcagcagcaagaacaattttaacagcagcagcaacaatttctgcaacagcagcaacaacagcagtaGTTCATacaacagcagcagcagcagcaacaaatcCATCAGCAACAGTTGCAGCTTCAGCAACAACCTCAGTAAAGAGAGGTAAACCAAATtgttagttttaaatcttttcagtcggtgaagccccagagtttaagggtgaAATGGACCCAGTTGCTGCCAGAATTTGTCTAAaggagatggaaaaagcctttagCCTTActcaagtaagtgataatctcaAGTTCGGCTATGCGAGTTATTTTCTAAAGGGTGAAGTAAATTATTGGTGGGAACCCACTCGTGCCTTGGAAGGAGAAGGTCCTGTTTCTTGGACCAGATTTACagaattatttttggaaaagtattttcctgatTGTTTGCAGAATCAGTTGTTGGTtgaatttttagaattgaagcaGGATGAGAAGAGTGTGGCAGAATACGAGGCCAAGTTTATGGAATTGGCCCAATTGGTACCTATGTATGTGAGTACTGAAGCTCAGAAAGCAAAAATGTTCCagcaaggattgaagcctgaaatcCGCAATAGAGTTGTAGCTTTGCAACTCAAAACATATCCCTCTGTAGTTCAGGTCGCTCTATTAATTgaaagtgatcagaagttggtTGCCAAAGAAAAAGGGTGATAAGAAGAGAAAGTCTCAAGATGCTACCGATAAAACGGATCAAGGAGGATCCAGTCAGAGGTTTTAGAAGCGATTTGGCCAAAATAGGAATAAAAGATTCAGAAGACAGACTTTCTCTCAGGTCGGGCCTACTACcacttcagttgcttccacttCAAATCAGTCAGTTACTTCAGCGGTGGATTGTAAGTTATGTGGCAAGAGATATAGTGGTCCGTGCAAAAGGGATGTTCAGTGTTTCAAATGTCATCagaagggtcattatgcatcaaAGTGCAACTCAGAGAAGTCCACAGTTACTCCCTATAACTGTGGTAAGGTTGGACATCTTTCTAGGAATTGTAAGACATCTACTCAAGGTACTGCATCTCAAGGACCGGCATCCAACACAACTAAGGCCAGAACTTTCAAGATGACCAAGAGACCCAATGCTCGGGACTCGGATGAAGTTTCAGGTACGCTCTCTCTCAACTccgtacctgttaaagttttgtttgattcaggagcatctaagtcttttatatcaaaggattgtgtgaataaaatggaTTTAATGTTAGAAGACTTGGTTGAACCTTTGACTATAGAAGTAGCTAATCAAGATAGAGTTTCAGTGAGTCAGTTTTGTCCTAAGTGTCTATTAGAAATCCACGGGCATTCTTTTTCGGATGacctaatacccttcgagttaGGAGAGTTCGACGTGATTTTAGGAATTGACTGGTTGTCCCAACATAAGGCAAACATTGATTGTAGGGAGAAGAAGATTGTGATGTTTACAGAGGATAATGCCAAGGTAAATTTTCAAGGACAAAGGCAggaaaagaaatttctctcgataTTGAAGGCAAAGAAATTATTCAAACAAGGATGTGAGGCTTACTTAGCCCATGTAGTAGACACTGAGAAAGAGATACCCAATTTGGACgagattccaatagtaagagaaTTTCCAGACGTTTTCCAGATGAGTTTCCAGGATTTCCACCAAATCGTGAGATGAAGTTTTCTATTGATCTAGTTCCCGGAGTAGAACTAGTTTCAATGGCCCCAATAGAAATGTAGGAGTTAGCTAAGCAACTTCAAAAATTCTTGGATAAAGGTATgattaggccaagtgtatccccgtggggtgcactagtgttatttgtaaagaagaaggacggaagtgtgaggttgtgtattgattatcgggagttAAATAAGTTGACCATTAAAAATAAGTATCATTTACCTAGGATTGATGAGttgtttgaccagcttaagggagcgtgctatttctcgaagattgacttgagatcgagctaccatcagttgaagattaagcctgaagacataccaaagactgcattcagaagattaagcctgaagacataccaaagactgcattcagaactagatatggacattatgagttcctagtgatgtcatttggattgaccaacgcaccaacagctttcatggatttaatgaatagggtgtataaggagtatttggataagtgtgttattgtatttattgatgacatcatcatcttACTCAAAGACTACAGAAGATCATGCAGCACATTTAAGGATTTCCCTACAAAGGCTAAGAGAGAAGCAGTTGTacgctaaattttcaaagtgcgaattttggttggatGAAATACAGTTTTTGGGTCATGTCGTGGGTAAGGGTGGTATCAAGGTGGATCCTGTAAAGATTAAGGCTGTATCCaagtgggaacaaccaaagaccccgacggtatttagaagttttcttggattagcagggtattatcgaagatttgtaaaagactttgccaagattgcGACTCAATTGACCATGATGACCcagaagaatgagaagtttatctggacagaaaaatgtgaggaaagcttccaagaattgaagaagagattagtAATAGCTCTAGTACTAGCATttccagatgagacgggaaattttgtaatctacaGTGATGTTTCTTTaaagggattgggttgtgtgttgatgcaacatgataaagttatttCCTACGCCTCTAGACAATTAAACcccatgagcaaaagtatccagtgCATGACCTGaagttagcagccatagtgttcgCGCTGAAACTGTGGAGACATTATTTTGTATGGAtaaaagtgtgagatctatacggatcacaaaagcttaaagtacatattcacccagaaggattTAAACATGAGACAATGAAGATGGATAGAtctgattaaggattacgattattCCATTAACTACCACCCAGGCAAAGCCAATATAGTGGCAGATGCcctgagcaggaaagaaagattgaatgtGATCAAGGTTGCTGAGGAGTTAacaaaggaattggaaaagttggaaattgaagttagagtgtgttaggaaatgaataacacacaggggggtgaatgtgttttactgtttttgagcttttcttgaatgtttatggttgaacaaagtaaattgattcttgtagtgaaatgtgttcatgcagaatttaaacttgtagaaaaataaagaacacaaatcttcaaaactcacttaattttatattaaaattaagactgttttgctacaaaatttctaggatctttgttgataaagagcttagcttctacttgagagtgttacaagaaatctgatctaaattgttacaactgactaaggaccagtgttaactttataacttagttaattgccggtttacacagtggataataaaacatgctattagcttttctaaaatgtcacttatcatttctatttatagaaaaagcagatcttccatttctggcttagcatatctttagcatcccgtgttcactttaatcttcctctgtcagttaatctttgtcattgatcttgcggactcttcaagctgctttttgtagacttgtcaatccagctgttggattgtttgttgattgtttatcttggatattgaactgatctgcaaccttgtactttgagactgtacatcgagatctccagtttaggtatatagaacacttgacatctcgataagtatatagacttatcgagatctctagcactccatatttagtttggcttatAGAGGTCTTCatcttgtcgagatctctagtcttcacatctacactttgacttatcgataagtcttagttctctagtggcttcttgacttgtcgatatctcagagttctcaaGTCAAAATTTACCTTGTCTAtatcttagagttctctagtgaattttgacttatcgatatctctgagttctcttgtGGAACTCgacttatcgataactcggaGTTCTTTACTGAATGTAGAcatgtcgataactctgagttctctagtgaaggaatgacttgtcgatatctctgatcttcagttcttcaatttgccttgtcgatatcttcctgagttctctagtagctttcctgacttctcgattagccattctggagttctcgaatgacttctctataacattaaatctgtgacttgtagagatcttgacttagaatatttttctccaaatagatttattcaactccaagcttcttcaaaattctcctgaggcatgatcttcttgatcttcttccagatagaagCCTTAGGCTTGATACcatttcaggaaaaagactccagtctgatcctttgcatttttacagactttaagtgttacaagtacaaaatacagattaagataaaaatacaacttacttagggttgacaagatgtcttagtcttgttaaactacaggcatgtcttttacaacaatctcccccaatttgtgagaagattgcttaacagcaattcatgcctgttaacaagacaaaccccaagtttaaaatgatggaagataaaattaatacatagagcttgatagaattacaactggtacaacataagattcacaaggttcaatggttacaagATTCAGGTAAAGGCATTTTTTACATCTGCTTCTTTTTTAAGTTGATCCTTCAATTtgtcaagaatttcaagttcttctatgataggtgttccacttagagcttaTACAAGTTTTTTTTGTTGGCTTAGAATAACCTTGATCCAGAAACTCTATGCAGAATCTTGAGACTCCACCAGCTCTAATGTTTAGAAATCTCCCATCTTTAGAAATTTCTTCTtattccttttgctttcaactcttctgatctttttatgtaCATTTCTATCTCTTTATCATGCctctttcttctttcttcagcttcagccttatctcttttctttgtttcctccctttcaatcaaccattcagccagAGATGATCTCCATGCCTTTGTAACAGTATTCttgccttttaacaaacttaacaCTCTCTTAATTTTT
This window contains:
- the LOC141674411 gene encoding uncharacterized protein LOC141674411, whose amino-acid sequence is MDLMLEDLVEPLTIEVANQDRVSVSQFCPKCLLEIHGHSFSDDLIPFELGEFDVILGIDWLSQHKANIDCREKKIVMFTEDNAKVNFQGQRQEKKFLSILKAKKLFKQGCEAYLAHVVDTEKEIPNLDEIPIVREFPDVFQMSFQDFHQIVR